From Paenibacillus sp. PK3_47, the proteins below share one genomic window:
- a CDS encoding response regulator: MISLLIVDDQKNIRDGLQAMLRQFPLQPEHIYSAANGVEALQLLREHSIQLVITDIRMPDMDGLTLMARTREEQLTVDYLIISGYGDFAYAQKAIELGAKGYLLKPVKREDLQTSVEHVWQEIRTRQALSHNIEQLSLLARETDRKELSMYMQGAAGDEVWLGETEHRNTELWSSYRLCLLREERRINLPGASSAHTMESIAYRIFGRQECLRLQSRPHLILAVPAGADPEALPAALKAGQIPATAVLTGPQQGLKALPHAYMEAQELYKSSYLFPDIRCVLPMHIEGLEQQWQLPHEELYALFRQIGTSNSGIIIEGISELFHKDVLQRYSIRYTERLCGAIVQMLEEYERVISPYMGEEALDIESLRNLFDYPGIRDYIQALQHQLLRLNQFYYEFKCSYRNSQDLNEAIRYIHENYHKPLDLAMVSNHVSLNYAYFSNLFKKNVGKGFAEYLRDVRLDKARRLLADTEYKVVEVTAMVGYESYKSFTRAFREVMGMQPTEYRQMMRHKEVREGESRNHASHLK; encoded by the coding sequence ATGATCAGCCTGCTGATCGTAGACGACCAAAAGAACATCCGCGACGGCCTGCAGGCCATGCTGCGCCAATTTCCGCTCCAGCCGGAGCATATTTATTCCGCGGCTAACGGCGTGGAGGCTCTGCAGCTGCTGCGCGAACACAGCATCCAGCTTGTCATAACTGATATCCGGATGCCGGATATGGACGGCCTGACCCTGATGGCCCGGACCCGGGAAGAGCAGCTCACTGTGGATTACCTCATTATAAGCGGATATGGGGATTTCGCTTATGCCCAGAAGGCCATTGAGCTGGGAGCCAAAGGCTACTTGCTCAAGCCCGTAAAGCGTGAGGATCTGCAGACCTCGGTTGAGCATGTCTGGCAGGAAATCAGGACGCGGCAGGCGCTGTCGCACAATATTGAGCAGTTATCCCTGCTCGCCAGAGAGACGGACCGCAAGGAGCTGTCCATGTATATGCAGGGTGCTGCCGGTGATGAGGTATGGCTCGGCGAAACCGAGCACCGGAACACAGAGCTGTGGAGCAGCTACCGGCTGTGCCTGCTGCGCGAGGAACGGCGGATTAACCTGCCCGGCGCCAGCAGCGCCCACACGATGGAATCCATCGCTTACCGGATATTCGGCAGACAGGAATGTCTCCGCCTCCAGTCCCGTCCCCACCTGATTCTCGCCGTTCCGGCCGGCGCTGATCCGGAGGCTTTGCCCGCTGCGCTCAAGGCCGGGCAAATTCCTGCCACAGCCGTCCTGACCGGTCCGCAGCAGGGGCTGAAAGCACTGCCCCACGCCTATATGGAGGCACAGGAGCTGTACAAGAGCAGCTATCTTTTTCCGGACATCCGCTGTGTTCTGCCGATGCATATCGAAGGGCTGGAGCAGCAGTGGCAGCTTCCCCATGAGGAGCTGTACGCATTGTTCCGGCAGATCGGGACCAGCAACAGCGGCATAATCATAGAGGGCATTTCTGAGCTTTTTCATAAGGACGTTCTGCAGCGTTACTCTATCCGTTATACCGAGCGGCTGTGCGGCGCCATAGTGCAGATGCTGGAAGAATACGAGCGTGTGATCTCCCCCTACATGGGCGAAGAGGCGCTGGATATTGAATCACTGCGCAATTTGTTTGATTATCCGGGCATACGCGACTATATCCAGGCTCTGCAGCATCAGCTGCTGCGTCTGAACCAGTTCTACTACGAGTTCAAATGCAGCTACCGTAATTCGCAGGACCTGAACGAAGCCATTCGTTACATTCACGAAAATTACCATAAGCCGCTCGATCTCGCCATGGTCTCCAACCATGTATCGCTGAACTATGCGTATTTCTCTAACCTGTTCAAAAAAAATGTCGGCAAAGGCTTTGCCGAGTACCTGCGCGATGTACGGCTGGACAAAGCCCGGCGGCTGCTGGCCGACACCGAATACAAAGTAGTCGAAGTAACCGCCATGGTCGGATATGAAAGCTACAAAAGCTTCACGCGCGCTTTCCGCGAAGTTATGGGCATGCAGCCTACAGAATACAGGCAGATGATGCGCCACAAAGAGGTCCGGGAGGGTGAATCCCGCAATCATGCATCCCATTTGAAATGA